A genomic window from Prosthecobacter debontii includes:
- the dnaB gene encoding replicative DNA helicase has protein sequence MAESASNLVQAAAAPGELPEKATPKPQSNPFGRKRNEIPTAEELLANINRQLPFSDEAEKGVISSILQDPNERLSESRVTLPAAAFYHEANRTVYEKLLEFYDKNLPVDPVMLTNALRDQNLLERVGGPAAITELFTFVPVPTHYSYYKKIVLDKHILRQMIHACSLNIDAAYEFGKTELDADINTLIDHSEQRVLAVREATNGKSDGVKSLASHVAEAIDNIQYMLEHPGQLRGLSTGYSKLDSMSGGLQGSEMFVIAARPSMGKTSLAMNLVEHVAVDCDKPCAVFSLEMSATMLVRRLLVSRAQLSLGDLSRGLMSRAQMEALSKATRELQKATILIDDTPGLDVLEMRAKARRMKKQHDIQMIMIDYLQLMTSSSRRAQDNRQIEIAEISAGIKGIAKELNVPIIVLAQLNRSVEGRKGQRPVLSDLRESGSIEQDADMVGLLTREDYAGGKMEVGTEEEEERKKGQALLILAKNRNGPTDDVPLRFIDYAMRFVERFPEEGEAESP, from the coding sequence ATGGCAGAATCCGCTTCCAACCTTGTCCAAGCTGCAGCCGCCCCTGGTGAGCTGCCCGAAAAGGCGACCCCGAAACCGCAGTCCAATCCCTTTGGCCGTAAGCGGAATGAGATCCCGACTGCGGAGGAATTGCTCGCCAACATCAACCGTCAGCTTCCCTTCAGTGACGAAGCGGAAAAAGGCGTCATTTCCAGCATTCTGCAGGACCCGAACGAACGGCTCAGTGAGAGCCGCGTGACCCTGCCAGCGGCAGCTTTCTATCACGAGGCCAACCGGACCGTTTACGAAAAGCTCCTGGAGTTCTACGACAAGAATTTGCCTGTGGACCCAGTGATGCTCACCAATGCACTGCGGGATCAAAACCTGCTGGAGCGCGTGGGCGGGCCAGCCGCCATCACGGAGTTATTCACGTTCGTCCCGGTCCCGACGCATTACTCCTATTACAAAAAGATCGTCCTGGATAAGCATATCCTGCGGCAGATGATCCATGCCTGCTCGCTGAACATCGATGCGGCATACGAGTTCGGTAAAACGGAACTGGATGCGGATATCAATACGCTGATCGACCACAGTGAGCAGCGTGTGTTGGCGGTGCGTGAAGCCACGAATGGGAAGAGCGATGGTGTGAAGTCTCTGGCCTCCCACGTGGCCGAGGCCATCGATAACATCCAATACATGCTCGAGCACCCCGGGCAGCTCCGAGGTCTTTCCACGGGTTACAGCAAGCTGGATAGCATGAGCGGTGGTCTGCAGGGCAGTGAAATGTTCGTCATCGCGGCTCGTCCCTCCATGGGTAAGACCTCCCTCGCCATGAACCTGGTGGAGCACGTCGCCGTGGATTGTGACAAGCCTTGTGCGGTCTTCAGTCTGGAAATGAGTGCCACCATGCTGGTGCGCCGTCTGCTCGTCTCACGCGCCCAGCTTTCGTTAGGTGATCTCTCCCGCGGTCTCATGTCACGCGCTCAGATGGAGGCTTTGTCGAAAGCCACGCGTGAGCTGCAGAAGGCCACCATCCTGATTGATGATACACCGGGTCTCGACGTGCTGGAAATGCGTGCCAAAGCGCGCCGCATGAAAAAGCAGCACGATATCCAGATGATCATGATTGACTACCTCCAGCTCATGACCTCCAGCAGCCGTCGTGCGCAGGATAACCGTCAGATTGAGATCGCGGAAATTTCAGCGGGGATCAAAGGCATCGCCAAAGAACTGAACGTGCCGATCATCGTCCTGGCCCAGCTCAACCGTTCCGTGGAAGGCCGTAAAGGCCAGCGCCCCGTGCTCTCCGACCTTCGTGAATCCGGCTCCATCGAGCAGGATGCCGACATGGTGGGCCTGCTCACCCGTGAAGACTACGCTGGCGGTAAGATGGAAGTCGGCACCGAGGAGGAAGAAGAGCGCAAGAAGGGGCAGGCCCTGCTCATCTTGGCGAAGAACCGTAACGGCCCGACCGATGACGTGCCCCTGCGCTTCATCGACTACGCCATGCGCTTCGTGGAACGTTTCCCTGAGGAAGGCGAAGCCGAGTCTCCTTGA
- a CDS encoding cytochrome-c peroxidase, translating into MKTKHLITTTFFALAASWAHADALSDSYLAMFKPLPTEMPAPENELTEAKIKLGRMLYFETRISKNGQMSCNSCHVLDKYGQDNLPFSPGHEGKLGGRSSPTVYNAAIHIAQFWDGRAPSVEEQAKGPVLNPVEMGMPSADFVVEVLKSIPGYVEAFNAAFPEEKDPVNYDNFGKAVGAFERRLVTPARWDEYLKGRKEALTAEEQKGYETFAKAGCATCHNGPAIGGAMYHKLGLVKAWPGLKDLGRYEATKQESDKHFFKVSSLRNVTETGPYLHDGSVKTLDEMVKMMAEHQLGKTLTDEETVSIVTFLKSLKGELPKEYIAKPRLPESGPNTPKA; encoded by the coding sequence TTGAAAACAAAACATCTCATCACGACCACGTTCTTCGCCCTCGCCGCCTCATGGGCTCATGCGGACGCCTTGTCAGACTCCTATTTGGCCATGTTCAAGCCTCTCCCCACGGAGATGCCTGCGCCTGAGAATGAACTGACTGAAGCCAAGATCAAACTGGGCCGCATGCTCTACTTCGAGACACGCATCTCGAAAAACGGTCAGATGTCCTGCAATAGCTGCCATGTGCTGGATAAGTATGGCCAGGACAATCTGCCTTTCTCTCCCGGACACGAAGGCAAGCTAGGGGGACGGAGTTCACCCACCGTCTATAACGCAGCGATACACATCGCTCAGTTCTGGGATGGTCGTGCACCATCCGTGGAGGAACAGGCCAAAGGTCCGGTGCTCAACCCTGTGGAAATGGGTATGCCGAGCGCTGACTTTGTCGTGGAAGTGCTGAAGTCTATCCCTGGCTATGTGGAGGCTTTTAACGCAGCATTTCCTGAGGAAAAAGATCCTGTCAATTATGACAACTTTGGCAAAGCCGTGGGAGCCTTTGAGCGCCGTCTCGTGACTCCCGCCCGTTGGGATGAATACCTGAAGGGACGCAAGGAAGCGCTGACCGCAGAGGAGCAGAAAGGGTACGAAACCTTTGCCAAAGCCGGGTGTGCCACGTGCCATAACGGTCCCGCTATTGGGGGCGCGATGTATCATAAACTAGGCCTCGTGAAAGCTTGGCCGGGCCTCAAAGACCTGGGTCGTTATGAGGCGACCAAGCAGGAAAGTGACAAGCACTTTTTCAAGGTCTCGAGCCTGCGGAATGTGACGGAGACAGGGCCTTACCTCCATGATGGGTCCGTCAAGACACTGGATGAGATGGTGAAAATGATGGCTGAGCATCAATTGGGCAAAACACTGACAGACGAAGAAACCGTCAGTATTGTGACCTTTCTGAAGTCACTCAAAGGCGAGTTGCCGAAAGAATACATCGCCAAACCTCGGTTGCCAGAAAGCGGGCCAAATACACCGAAGGCCTGA
- a CDS encoding tetratricopeptide repeat protein: MILRCVIPLTLVLVTIFSQAQEKTSSEVLEKLREAQRLQQENHYSEALQKLDELEAAHPDIPDIYNLRGSIFMTPALRDFAEAEKNFAKAEQLRPEAIEPRFNKGELLFVKHEWAQAEAAFQKLLDDYPKLPLQIRHLTLYKRLVCEVKLGKFEAAEKTLKDHFTFMDDTPAYYFSHAAIAFGKTHEGEAKDWLARAEAIFKPAELTAYLDTLMEVRWVPNISLPFSEQ, from the coding sequence ATGATTCTCCGCTGCGTCATCCCCCTCACGCTGGTGCTCGTAACGATCTTTTCCCAGGCTCAGGAGAAGACCTCTTCCGAGGTGCTCGAAAAGCTCAGAGAGGCGCAACGTCTGCAGCAAGAAAATCACTACAGCGAGGCCTTGCAAAAGCTCGACGAACTCGAAGCCGCGCACCCTGACATCCCGGACATTTACAACCTCCGCGGTTCCATCTTTATGACCCCGGCCTTGCGGGATTTTGCAGAAGCGGAAAAGAACTTTGCCAAAGCCGAACAATTACGCCCGGAGGCCATCGAACCCCGCTTTAACAAAGGCGAATTGCTCTTCGTTAAGCATGAATGGGCTCAAGCGGAAGCCGCCTTCCAAAAGCTGCTCGATGACTACCCCAAGCTGCCGCTACAGATTCGTCACCTGACGCTCTACAAGCGCCTCGTTTGTGAAGTCAAATTAGGTAAATTCGAAGCGGCAGAAAAGACATTGAAAGATCACTTCACCTTCATGGATGACACGCCGGCTTATTATTTCAGCCATGCAGCCATCGCTTTTGGTAAAACCCATGAGGGTGAAGCCAAAGACTGGCTCGCGCGTGCAGAGGCAATCTTCAAGCCCGCCGAACTGACCGCCTACCTGGATACCTTGATGGAAGTCCGCTGGGTGCCCAACATCAGCCTGCCCTTTTCAGAGCAATAG